Genomic DNA from Cyanobacteria bacterium FACHB-DQ100:
TCTTAACTGGTGTTCTGGCTGCGAGTACCTTAACCTTAGCAGCGTTCTCTCAAGCTACCCCTGCTCATGCGTTAAGCTTCAGCGGTGGTACTGTCAACCTTACTGCCAATGATGTTGGTTCAACTTTCCAGGTTAATTTTGATGGCAATGTGAACGGGAATAACGTTCCTGGACTCTCAGCGCAAGCGCTCTTTACCTTGACGAGCTATGCCACAAATCAGGCTAATTTCACTGTCAACCTGATTAACACAACGACTGTTCCGATTACGTCTAGAATCTCTCGCCTTGGATTCAATACCAATCCTGGTGTGAACGTAGATGCCTCATCTGCAACGGGTGTTTTCACTGATGTTATTACTGGCTCTTTCCCAAATAAGTTTGGTGATGTTGAAGTTTGTTTCGTTCCTTCATCCCGGGGTACTTGCGGGGGTGGTCCAGGTGGTGTCACAACTACAGGCAACTTTACGACCAATTTAGTGTTTACAGGTTCACTCACCAACGGATTAAGCTTGAGCGACTTTGGCGTTCGCTACCAAAGCATTAATGGTGGTGGCTTTGACGATGCTAGTGGAACAGGACGTGGTACTCCCATCCCAACTCCTGCACTGTTACCCGCCGTTCTGGGTATGGGTGCAGCCGTGCTTCGCAAGAAGAAGCAGGAAGCAAAGGTGGCAGAAAAAGTGTAGCGCCGCGCTATGCAATCTAGCTGAGTTCAGCACCGTCGAGTCGTTTCGATTGTATCGGTGTTCGCTGAGTGACTTGATCAATCGATCGTACTTTCTAGGAAGTGCGATCGATTTTTGTAGCGTTGCTGAGTAAGAGTATGAGCTAGATGTGTACACAGTAGCCTTACTAAGGGGAGGTTGGGAGGGATCGGATCTGTCGCGATCATCAATCAGTTTGGTATAACATTGAGCAACGCTTGAATGTTCAAAGATTAAATTAGAAGGGCGGCTTTCTAATTTAAGTCAACGATCGTTCATCGGGCTAACCGCGAGACTGTCGCAACTAGCTCAGCCGGATTAATAGGCTTCGATAAGTGCTTTTGAAACCCAGCATTTAACACTTGACGTTCATTTGCTTCCCCCGCGTAAGCAGTTAGCGCGATCGCACGCACTTGAGAAGCCGGAGCAGGTAGCTGAGTGCGGATCGATTCAATCAGCATATACCCATCGATCTCTGGCATTCCGATATCGCTGACGAGCAAATCCGGCTGAATGTGTAGAATTGATCGCAGCACTTCGCTTGCCGAGGATAATGCCACGATTTCGGCACCGGCTTGCTCCAGCACAAAGGCAACAAAATCACGCGAATCAGGCTCATCGTCTACGACCACGATCTTTAACCCGCTCAGCGAAGCTTCGTCATCTGTTAACCGTGCATCATCAGGGTTAGTGTCTAACTGCATTGATTGCTTCAGGAGCGGCAACCGCACCATAAACGTAGCGCCTTGATCTTCACCTGCACTTTCGACCCTGACTGTCCCGCCATGTAATTCGACCAGTTGCCGCACGATCGCAAGTCCTAACCCTAATCCCCCGAACTTGCGCGTCGTCGCTCCGTCCTCTTGGCGAAAGTATTCAAACACATACGGTAGAAACCCTGGATGAATGCCTTTTCCGGTGTCTCGTACCTGCATTTGAGCGTGCGTTCCAAGCTGTTGTAACTCGATCTCGACTTGTCCCCCTTCCGGCGTGAACTTAATCGCGTTGGTCAGTAAGTTCCAGACCACTTGCTGAAGACGAGCCGAATCCCCCAGCACTTGCCCCACCTTCAAATCTAGATGCGTTTGAATCTGAATTGATTTGGCTTCTGCCGCTAGTCGTACGGTTTCCAGCGCTGCACGAATGATCACCGCGAGATCGATCGGTACTGGATTGAGCTTGAGTTTGCCTTGAAGAATCCGGGAAACATCGAGCAGATCTTCAATCAGTTGGACTTGTAGCTGGGCGTTGCGCTCGATCGTCTCTAGGGCATGAGCCGTTCTTTCAGCATCTAAACGACCTTTGCGAAGCAGACTTGACCAGCCGAGAATCGGATTGAGCGGAGAGCGTAATTCATGCGATAACACCGCCAAGAACTCGTCTTTGATGCGGTTAGCGGTTTCCGCTTGCTGCCGCGCCCCTTGCTCACTCACTAGAAGCTGTTCACGTTCCGCTTCCGCTTGCTTTTGTTTGGTAATGTCGCGTGACACAACTAACAGTTGCGAAACCTGTCCGGCTGGATTTCGCACCGCAGAAACGATCACATCCCACCATCTCGGCTGACCTTTTCTGGTTGGGCAATAGCCGTTAAACTGTCCCACGTTGCCCGCTTGAGCTACCTCGATCGCAGTTCTTGCCTTTTGTTGGTCTTCGCCTTGCCAAAAGGTGAGCCAATCTTTACCCAGAACCGACTCAGGCTGACCAATCTCAAGAAGCTGCAAGCTGCCTTTATTTAAGTACAAGATTCGCCCATCTAAGCCTAGAACTTTGATGCAGTCATGCGTGCTCTCTAAAATTCGCTGCTTTAACTCTTCACTTTCTCGCAGGTCTGCTTCGGCTTGTTTGCGTTCCGCTTCGCGGCGCTTGGCGGCGGTAATATCGGACAGGATGAGAACCGCACCGGTAAACTTTCCCTGCGAATTGAAGATTGGATCAACGGTTTTGGCAAGCCAGCGTCCTTCTGCCCGAAGCTCTGTAACTTGACGCTGATGTGTTTCTCTAGCCAGACGAAAGCAGGCACCGTCACCGACTCCCAGTTCTGCCTGCATCAGTTCATAATGAAGACAGCCAGCAATCTCTTCAGCAGACTTACAAAAAAGCTGGCTCATCGCTCGATTACAGCGCAGAGATCTGCCTTCCGAATCTAATAAACACACGCCATCATTGATTGCATCGAACGTCGTTTGCCATTCTCGTGCCAGAGTAAAGGCTGATTCTTCAGCGCGACGAACTCGCAGCAGCGATCGCACCGTCGCTAACAGTTCGATCGGTTCCACGGGCTGAACGAGGTAGCCATCGGCACCGCTATCGAGTCCTTCGGCTTTATCTTGACTTTTGACAAAACTGGCTGAGAGATGCAGCACCGGAATAAAGGCAGTTTCGGGATTTGACTTAATCTGGCGACAGACTTCAAAGCCGTTGACATCGGGTAGCTTCACATCCAGAATCACAAGCGCGGGCTGATAATCCACGATCGCCTGGAGTCCTGCGGCTCCGGTTTCTGCTTCGACCACGGTGTACCCTGCCTCTTGCAGAACTCGCGTCACGATGTAACGAGTCGTTTCGTTGTCGTCGATATGCAAAATCGTGACTCGTGACTCAATCATGACCTCTCCCTTAAGTATCTAGAACCAGTCTGGCTTTGATCAGTGCCTCTCGAAGTTGGGAGGATGCTGCTTGGGCAATCGTTTCTTTAGAAACAATTGCGATCCCCTGCTTGGTTAAACTGCTCTGCGTTTCCGCATCCAATTGAATAGATGAATGGATGATAACAGGAATCAATTGAGCAGTGGGACTTTGCTGGAGCCGATCGAGGACATCAAGTCCGCTCATATCCGGCAGTTCCAGATCAAGCAGAATTGCGTCTGGCGATTCGAGAGTTGCCAATGCAATGCCTTCTTGTCCACTTACAGCTTCTAAAACTTGCAGTGGAGTATCAGACAATAGTTGCTCTATCACATAACGATGAGAGGAATCATCGTCAATCAGGAGCAGTTTTTGAGTTCTGCCTCGATTAATCAACCGATTTAGCTTATTCAGCATCGGCAATCTATCTACAGGCTTAATCAAGAATCCATCGGCTCCAAGGGCAAGAGCCTGCTTCTCGTTATCAACCACAGTCGCGACGATGACGGGAATCTTGCAGGTGGCACTATCGCCTTTAATTTCTTTGAGAAACGTCCAGCCGTTTTGCCTTTCAAGTAAAATATCCAGCACGATCGCGGCGGGTTGAATCTGCTGTAGGACAGATCTCGCTTGCTCTAGAGAACGGGCTGTAACTAGCTGATAGCTTGAATCTTGCAGGTGCTTTTCATAAATAAACAGCGTTTCGGTGTGGTCTTCGATCGCGAGAATCGGCAGTCGAGCGGGTTGGAGCGGCGCGATCGTTTGCAGTGAAGAGGTGAGTTCGGTAGTGTGGGGATAAACGATCGGGATCGAGGCTGAGAAGGTTGAGCCTTTTCCCAGTTCACTGATTAGTGAAACACTGCCTCCTAATAGCTCTGTCAGCTTTCGGGTAAGCGGCAGTCCGAGTCCTGTTCCTTTGGTTTGCTTTTGCAGATCAGACCCGATTTGCACAAAATCTTCAAAAATCCGCTCTTGGTCGTCTGGAGCAATACCGATTCCAGTATCCGCAACAGAAAAGGTAATCGTTTGACCCGTTTGCGCTGCTGTCACTCGCACTTCCCCTCGATCGGTGAACTTGAGCGCATTCGAGACAAAATTTCTCAGAATTTGGGCGACTTTTCCTTCATCGCTATAGAGCGGCGATAATCCAATCGGTTCTTCAAAAATCAGCGCCACAGAGCTATTTTGCACCAGCAAGGGGCGCAACATTCCCCGCATTGTGCCAAACAAGTCGCTAACCTCAAATGCACTGGGATGGACTTCGACTTTTCCAGCTTCTACTTTTGCTAGATCCAGTAGATCGTTGACTAGAACGGATAATCCGTCTGCCGCTTTTTGGATAAAGGTCACTTGTTTTGCTTGCTCTGAGGTTAAGTCTCCGTCTAAGTGGTTAAGCAGTATCCGAGACAACGAGAGGATCGAATTTAACGGTGTCCGAAACTCATGACTCATATTCGAGAGAAAGCGGGTTTTGAGTTCGTTTGCCTGTTGGAGAGAGTCCGCCTTTTCATCGAGTTCGGCATATAGAGCTAGGACACCGCGATTGGTATCTTCTAACTCTCGGTTAAGTTGAATCAGTTCTTCTTCACGCTGGCGCAGTTCTGCCATCGCTTGCAGCAGTTCTTGATTTTGGCGCTGAATCTCTTCGTAAGGATTCTGGGGCGATCGCTTGATCATCTCGTCCCGAATCTGCTGCAATTGCGCTTCAGTCAGCAGCGTTGATCGCTTCGGCAGCGCTTTGCCCATGACGATCGTAGTCCCGGTGGGCTGCGATTCTATCTCAAAGCGCTCCATCAATCGGCGCGTACCCAGGATGCCAAGCCCCATTCCTGTTTGGGAGGTGTAGCGTCCTGCCAACACTTCTGCAAGATGCGGAATGCCCTGACCCTGATCCCAAATCCGAATCAAAAAGGTCTGAGGATTTCCATCTAGATAGAATTCAACGGTTCCGCCCCCGGCATATTGAAACGCATTGCGGCTAATTTCTGAAACTGCCGTTGCCAGTCGTGTTTGATCTTGCGGATCAAATCCTAAGTGATCGGCAAGTTCGCGGGTTCGTTGCCGCGCCTGTACGACATCTTGTTCGTAGTGAACTCTGAGCGTGAATAAAACAACCCTCATCGTGCTTCTCTTGCCACCAGTACGGTCACGTCATCTCGATCGCGGTTAAAGTCTCGATACAATACCCCCGCGATCAGACTGGGATGTTTTTGGCGCAATCCAGGATAACGATCGAGCCTCCACTGCGTTGCCAATCCGTCAGAGTGCATAATCAACAATCCGTTCGGATACCAGGGATGCGTAAACTCCTGAATTTTGCGGACTTCATGCCCAACCGTGCCATTGTGAGACACCAGATTGTGATGATCCGTAAACGAAGAGATGCTGGTCGCAATGTTACCGATGCCTGCGTAGTGAACTGATCGCTGGTCAAAATTAATTTCCGTGATCGCTAATACTGCGCCGCGTGTACTTCGCAAAGCTTGATGTGCCGCTTCGACGATTTCATGGGGCGATCGCTGATAATTTTCCTCTAAAGTTCTGACGGCGGCTGAAGAAGCACTCGCCGCCGCAGACCCATGCCCTAACCCGTCTGCCACTAGCAATACACTACGATGCGGGTGAATTTGACTTGCCCAAGCATCTCCAGAAACTTCCTCGCCTCGCTTCGGTAAACAGACCGCTCCGATTTCTAATAGGATCTTGGGTGAATGGGAAAGCGGCTCTGACCAAAGTTGCATCAGAATTGCGGTTCCAGAGCCAGGAATCGAATAAATTTCAAACAAATTAGAAAGGCGACGAACCGCGCCCAATCCATTGCCTGAGGTTCCAGCCGTCGAAAAGCCATCTTGTAAGCACTGATTCACATCGATCATGCCTGGCCCTTGATCGAGGGCTAAAACCTCAATGCCGATCGCGGGCTCTTGGATTGCCCGCAGCAGCATCACTCCTCCCTGAGCGTGCTGTAGCAGATTGTTCGCAACCTCGGTCACGACAATCCCGACTCTACCGCGCTCGATCTCTTTGAACCCGAAACGAGTTGCCAAGTTCAGCGCTGCCCGTCGCGCTTCTCCTATTTGACTTGACTCAGTGATTGCAATGGCGATCGATTCTCTCATGCCCTATTCTGACGCATTCCGAATCAAATCATCGCTATTTCCACCGAACGATCGTCACCCGCGTTCCTTGTCCGATCGCAGATTCAATCACAAACTCATTCGCCAATCGTTTAGCGCCACCCAATCCCATTCCTAATCCGCTCCCCGTGGTAAATCCATCTTTGAGCGCTAGTTCAATATCCGGAATGCCCGAACCTTGATCTTCAAAAGTGAGCCGGAGTCCTCTGCGTCCTCCTGCCTCCAGCGTTTCTAGCTTCATCAGTCCGCCACCGCCATAATCTAGGGTGTTGCGGGCAAGTTCACTGGCGGCGGTGACAATTTTGGTTTGATCTACTAAGCCGAACCCAATCGCGATCGCGGACTGGCGCACGGCTTGTCGGACTAAAATCACGTCTGTAGAAGATGCAATCGGTACCGTTTCAATCTTTTCCATCGTCGTGTACACTCCGCCCACGCTCGACGATTGGAGGTTTGGCAGGTTCGCTCAGCGACGATCGCAGCAGCGCCATACCTTTTTCTAGGTTTAACGCAGTCCGAATTCCGGTGAGCGATAATCCCAACTCTACCAGAGTAATTGCCACGGCGGGCTGCATTCCAACGACGACGGTTTCGGCATCCAGCACCCGCGCCATTCTCGCAATGTTGCCTAAAACCCTGCCGATAAAAGAATCAACAATCTCTAAGGCAGAGATATCAATCAGAACGCCGTGCGCCGAAGTTTCGGAGATACGGTTCGTTAAGTCATCCTGTAGCGTCAGGGCTAAACGATCGTGCATATCGACCTGGATTGTGACCAAGAGAAAGTTGCCCATTTGCAGGATAGGAATGTGTTCCATGCGGTTTCTCCTATTTCGCCTGAGTGCGGACGATCGTCGCTCCCACTCGCGTCAGTGCCACTCGAAACGCATCGGCTAACGTGGCTTTTGTGATCACATTAGTTAAATCGATGCCGAGATACACGATCGTTTGAGCAATTTGAGGACGAATGCCGCTGATAATACAGTCTGCCCCCATTAATCGAGCCGCAGTCACAGTTTTGAGCAAGTGTTGAGCGGTGAGGGTATCGACAGTCGGAACCCCAGTAATATCGATAATCGCAACTTCTGATCCAGTCTCCACGATCGCTTGTAGCAGGGATTCCATCACCGTCTGAGTCCGAGCGCTATCAAGCGTTCCAATAACCGGCAGAGCGAGAATCCCGTCCCAAAGTTTTACAACGGGCGTAGAAAGCTCAAGCAACTCTTCCTGCTGGCGCTGAATCACTTTTTCCCGCGACTTTTGATACGCTTCCATCGCCAGTAATCCGAGTTGATCCAGCAAAGTGGTGGCTTGCCAAATTTCCTCACTTAATGCAGCGGAATCTTTGAGATGCTGACGCATTCGATCGAACAGGGGTTGCTTGAACGAAAACACAAACATCGCCGTTTCAGTTGGCGTAAAGCCTTTTTGAGATCGCGATCGTGCCACGCTTTCCACCATTTCCCGCACGTCGCGCCACTCTGAAGCTTGAAGATTTGTCAGATTATTGTGCTGAGCAGCGCTCCGAAGCACATTGAGAAATTCGCGGCATTCCTCTTGCATTTCTGCTTCTTTGATTAGCCCCCCGCGATTGTTCGCGATCGCCAGTTCTCGACTCCACTCTGCCAGTAAGTCTGCTTCATAGGCTTCAAGAATTTCCGGGATCGTACTGCGACTCGTCATATCCATGGGAGCATCTTCTCATAGTCCAAGCTTTAGTGTAGGACTGCTTCAACTCATCGAGATGGAGTGAACCATTTTTCATAAGGTTTCATTGTGATCCAGCCTGTACAAAGTCACGGGCGATTGGGTGAATCGAGACAGCTTAAATACAAGCCCTCAGACCGCAATCTATAAATTTAGACAACGGATAAAACCTGCTCAGCAGCGATCGCGCTCAACACTCAGGTTGATCAACACTTAGAAAGATAACCGTTGCAGCAACCTTCCCTTCCCCGGTGGATGCAGTGTTGTCAAGTACGCCCTAAATTGAGCAATAAGCTTACTCTGCTCGTTAAGCAAGATGCGTTGTGTAGACCTTTATGACAAACCTTGCCCCTCTGCATCAAACCGCGCATCTCGATCTGACCAAACTCTTTCAGCGAGCCGCGATCGCCAGTAGCGCGATCGTGTTCTGCATCGGTTTGAGTGTCCTCATGGGATGGCAACTGCACATACCCTTACTGATGGGCAGCTTTGCCGATGACCTTGCCCCCATGAGCATCCAGAGCGCGATCGTGTTTATGATCGCCGCCCTGTCGTTGGGTTGCTTAAAATGGCGACCTCGGCATCAAGTCACGCAACGGATTTCGCAAATATTGGCGATCGTCGTGATTGCTTTCGGGCTTTTGAGCTTAAGCACAAGCCTCTCAAACTGGCAGCTTGATCAACACTGGATGCTGCCTTTTGTAAACTTCCAACTTAGTAACAGCATTCGTCCAACGGCGGTTAGCACTGGACTAAACTTTGCCCTAATTGGCAGTGCGCTATTGTCTTCGAGTCGAACCGATCGCACCTGGCAGCGTGTCGCTCAAGTGCTCACCTTGGCTGTCGCACTCATCGCAGTCAATGCACTCGTCAACAATGTGCATCCGATCGGCTTACCCCCGTTGTATCCCGCCCCAAAAATGGCATTGACAACCGCACTCACGTTTCTGATTCTGGGTGCAGGAATTCAGGCATTGCACCTGGATGAAGCCGTGATGCAAGTGATCCAAATCAGCGAGGGATCAAGCGAAGTCATGGTGTGTCAACTGTTGCAAGCCGCGATCGCGCTGGCAATTCTCGAAGCGTTTGTCACACTCTGGGGACAACCCCAAACCCCAGAAGATACGATTTTCAATTTGTCGTTGCTGACGCTAAAAACGGCTGTCATCTTTACCTTGCTGATCGGCTGGAGCATTTCGCTTTTAACTCGCATTCGACAAGATTATCAGCAAGCGGAAGCCGTCGTCGAAGACCGGGAAGTCTGGCTAGAAATGGCACAGGAGGCGGCTCATTTAGGGTGCTGGGATTGGAATGTGCACCAGGATCTGCTGCAATGGTGCGATCGACAAAGAAAACTCTTTGGTATTGCTGCTGAAGTGCTTAGTGGAACGCGTGAGACATTTTTATTGCGCGTTCACCCAGACGATCGATCGCGAGTGCAGCACCATCTAAATCAAACGATCGAGGCACAACAGAACTATTACGATGAGTTTCGGATTGTCTGGGCGGATCAGAGTGTGCATTGGATCGCCTCGAAAGGACGGTGTTTCTACAACGAAACCGGACAAGCCATTCGCATGAGTGGAGTCAGTTTTGAGATTACAGAATATCGCCAGATGCAGGAGGAGCGAGATCGATTACTTCAGCTTGAACAAGCTGCCCGAACCAAAGCCGAAGCCGCCAACCGCACGAAAGACGAGTTTCTAACCATTTTGTCGCACGAGATCCGGACTCCGCTGAATTCTGTGTTGGGCTGGATTCGCTTGTTTCGGTCTCGATCGCTCAATCCTGAGATGGTGGCACGCGGCATGGATGCGCTCGAACGCAATGCAGAAGCACAGGCGCAAATCTTGGAAGATATGCTAGACATGGCGCGGGTCGTGCAGGGTAGACTCCAGCTGCAAATGTCGCCAACCGATGTCAGCACTGTAATTACAGCCGTTATTGATACCATTCGTCCGGCGGCTCAAGCGAAACGCATTCATATTCACACTCAGCTCGATCCGACAGTCGATCGACTCATCTGCGATCCCAATCGACTGCGCCAGATCGTGTGGAATTTGATGTGCAACGCGGTGAAGTTTACGCCGCCTGAAGGCAAGATAGAAGTGACCTTGATGCGAGTAGATCAGTTCATTCACATTCAGATTAGCGACACTGGAAGAGGAATTGATCCAAACTTTTTGCCGTATGTCTTCGATCGCTTTCGTCAAGAGGACAGTACGCTGACTCGAAGTTACGGCGGATTGGGGCTAGGGTTAGCATTAGTGCGCTATCTGGCTGAGCTACATGGAGGAACGGTTGAAGCAACAAGCCCAGGCATCGATCAGGGTGCGACCTTTACGCTGAAGTTGCCCTGCGGTTAGAGCAACATCGAAGCCGCAGCTAATCTGATTAATACCGGGGCTTTCTCTTAAACTGTCGATGCTTTGCCAGCGCCTTGCGCTTCCGTTTTTCGATCGGCGTTTCAAAAAAGCGATGTTTTCTCATATCTGGGAAAATGCCCGCTTTAGAAACCTCGCGCTTAAATCGACGTAGGGTTGACTCAATTCCTTCATTCTCACCCGGAATAACTTGGGTCATCTAATGTCCTCACTAATATTGAACAAATGCCGATAAAAAAGGCTACTCACGATTAAGTAGCCTCTTACCAGTCTTAACTTTGAGCATTCAGAGCACTACTCACGCACAGCACAAGCACACTCTTTAAACTGGTTCAGCTCCGGGGCTTAGTAACGCCGAGAGAATCCGCCTCTACCGCCCGAATCACCTCTTTCTTCGCGAGGTTTAGCTTTATTGACCTTGAGATCACGCCCCATCCACTCAGCTCCGTCAAGAGCCTCGATCGCTGCCGCTTCCTCGTCATCGCTTGACATTTCGACAAAGCCGAATCCGCGTAAGCGTCCCGTTTCTCGATCGGTGGGGAGTTGAATTCGCTTGACTGTTCCGAACTCAGCGAAAATTTGTGCAAGATTGTCTTGCACGACTTCGTAGGACAGATTACCCACGTAAATTGACATAAAACATTGCTCCAAAATGGATGTAGAGAGATTTAGATTCGGAGCAACACTTAACGTAATGGAAAGGAATTACACAGCCGAAGAAAGTCTCTTGAATCTACAACATAACACAATCTTGAGCAGCGATCGCCATAACTTGGGCATATCTCGAAAAGTTTGATTAAGCGTAACAAAAGGGAAATCAGTACAGTTCGTACTTCATCAACTGACACGGCAGCGCTCCGTTATACACCGGGAATCTTTGCGCCGATCTTAGTCCGATCGATTGAGAGAGTTCCTTATTTCCACTCAATACAAATGCTGTCCACCCTTTGAATTGCTGCTTCAGCACATCGCCTAAACGCTTGTAAAAAGCGCTCAAGTCACTCTCTCGTCCCAATCTTTCTCCATACGGGGGATTGCAGAATAGCACTCCACTGTTTGCGGGAGCAGCAACTTCCGATAAGTCGAGTGTCGCGAAATAAACGTGATTTGAGACTCCACAATGAGTTGCGTTGACGATCGCTTGCTCAATCACTGCGGGATCGCGATCGCTCCCCCAAATTGGTGCAGGAAGCTGCTCTCGCTGACTCGCTTCTGCGGCTTGAATCAAGTCCTCTAATAAGGTCAAATCTGCATCCAGCCACGTTTCAAACCCAAACCGCTCCCGAAATAATCCTGGAGCAACATTTAATGCCTTTAAACTGGCTTCTAAGGGTAATGTCCCCGACCCGCAGAGGGGATCATAAAAAACCTGCTCCGGTTGCCAACCAGAGAGTTGAATTAGCGCTGCTGCCAAGGATTCCTTGAGCGGTGCGGAGCCGACGGCTGGACGATAGCCTCGACGGTGTAAGCTCTCACCCGAACTATCGAGGCTTACGGTGCAGTGATTTTGATCAAGATGCACATTAATCTGAAGATCCGGGGCTTGAAGTTCAACATTAGAGCGATCGCCCAATCTGTCTTGCTGCTGATCTACGATCGCGTTCTTAACTTGAAGGGCTGTGAAATGCGTGTGATTAAGCTGTTTAGTTTTACCCGTGGCATTCACGGCTAAGGTCATATCCGGAGTGAGATACAGCGACCAGTCGATCGATTGCACACCCTGATAGAGATCTTCTGCATCCTGGCAGGGAAATTCATGCAGCTTCATCAGGATGCGAAACGGTAGCCGCGCCCAAAGATTGACGCGATACAGGAGCGCCAGATCCCCTGTGAATGCGACTCCACAAAATCCTGGCTCGATCGCGATCGCACCTAATTGCTCTAATTCTTGTGCTGCAAGCGTTTCTAGTCCTCGAGCAACAGTCGCAAAATACTGATTCATGAGTGAATGCGATCTAGAACCTGATTCAAGCTTAGCTGTAATTCGGGAAAGACTTTTGATGTGATCGCTTGCTCTCCCCGAAATTGTCTCACTTCATACTCTCCGGCTTCATTGAGTTGATACACCGAAAACGTGGGCTGTTTGGGTGAACCAATATACCGTTTTCCTCCTAATCCC
This window encodes:
- a CDS encoding SpoIIE family protein phosphatase codes for the protein MRESIAIAITESSQIGEARRAALNLATRFGFKEIERGRVGIVVTEVANNLLQHAQGGVMLLRAIQEPAIGIEVLALDQGPGMIDVNQCLQDGFSTAGTSGNGLGAVRRLSNLFEIYSIPGSGTAILMQLWSEPLSHSPKILLEIGAVCLPKRGEEVSGDAWASQIHPHRSVLLVADGLGHGSAAASASSAAVRTLEENYQRSPHEIVEAAHQALRSTRGAVLAITEINFDQRSVHYAGIGNIATSISSFTDHHNLVSHNGTVGHEVRKIQEFTHPWYPNGLLIMHSDGLATQWRLDRYPGLRQKHPSLIAGVLYRDFNRDRDDVTVLVAREAR
- a CDS encoding anti-sigma regulatory factor, coding for MEKIETVPIASSTDVILVRQAVRQSAIAIGFGLVDQTKIVTAASELARNTLDYGGGGLMKLETLEAGGRRGLRLTFEDQGSGIPDIELALKDGFTTGSGLGMGLGGAKRLANEFVIESAIGQGTRVTIVRWK
- a CDS encoding STAS domain-containing protein, with protein sequence MDMTSRSTIPEILEAYEADLLAEWSRELAIANNRGGLIKEAEMQEECREFLNVLRSAAQHNNLTNLQASEWRDVREMVESVARSRSQKGFTPTETAMFVFSFKQPLFDRMRQHLKDSAALSEEIWQATTLLDQLGLLAMEAYQKSREKVIQRQQEELLELSTPVVKLWDGILALPVIGTLDSARTQTVMESLLQAIVETGSEVAIIDITGVPTVDTLTAQHLLKTVTAARLMGADCIISGIRPQIAQTIVYLGIDLTNVITKATLADAFRVALTRVGATIVRTQAK
- a CDS encoding response regulator, with amino-acid sequence MIESRVTILHIDDNETTRYIVTRVLQEAGYTVVEAETGAAGLQAIVDYQPALVILDVKLPDVNGFEVCRQIKSNPETAFIPVLHLSASFVKSQDKAEGLDSGADGYLVQPVEPIELLATVRSLLRVRRAEESAFTLAREWQTTFDAINDGVCLLDSEGRSLRCNRAMSQLFCKSAEEIAGCLHYELMQAELGVGDGACFRLARETHQRQVTELRAEGRWLAKTVDPIFNSQGKFTGAVLILSDITAAKRREAERKQAEADLRESEELKQRILESTHDCIKVLGLDGRILYLNKGSLQLLEIGQPESVLGKDWLTFWQGEDQQKARTAIEVAQAGNVGQFNGYCPTRKGQPRWWDVIVSAVRNPAGQVSQLLVVSRDITKQKQAEAEREQLLVSEQGARQQAETANRIKDEFLAVLSHELRSPLNPILGWSSLLRKGRLDAERTAHALETIERNAQLQVQLIEDLLDVSRILQGKLKLNPVPIDLAVIIRAALETVRLAAEAKSIQIQTHLDLKVGQVLGDSARLQQVVWNLLTNAIKFTPEGGQVEIELQQLGTHAQMQVRDTGKGIHPGFLPYVFEYFRQEDGATTRKFGGLGLGLAIVRQLVELHGGTVRVESAGEDQGATFMVRLPLLKQSMQLDTNPDDARLTDDEASLSGLKIVVVDDEPDSRDFVAFVLEQAGAEIVALSSASEVLRSILHIQPDLLVSDIGMPEIDGYMLIESIRTQLPAPASQVRAIALTAYAGEANERQVLNAGFQKHLSKPINPAELVATVSRLAR
- a CDS encoding STAS domain-containing protein, producing MEHIPILQMGNFLLVTIQVDMHDRLALTLQDDLTNRISETSAHGVLIDISALEIVDSFIGRVLGNIARMARVLDAETVVVGMQPAVAITLVELGLSLTGIRTALNLEKGMALLRSSLSEPAKPPIVERGRSVHDDGKD
- a CDS encoding cistern family PEP-CTERM protein, encoding MKRQLLTGVLAASTLTLAAFSQATPAHALSFSGGTVNLTANDVGSTFQVNFDGNVNGNNVPGLSAQALFTLTSYATNQANFTVNLINTTTVPITSRISRLGFNTNPGVNVDASSATGVFTDVITGSFPNKFGDVEVCFVPSSRGTCGGGPGGVTTTGNFTTNLVFTGSLTNGLSLSDFGVRYQSINGGGFDDASGTGRGTPIPTPALLPAVLGMGAAVLRKKKQEAKVAEKV
- a CDS encoding response regulator, with protein sequence MRVVLFTLRVHYEQDVVQARQRTRELADHLGFDPQDQTRLATAVSEISRNAFQYAGGGTVEFYLDGNPQTFLIRIWDQGQGIPHLAEVLAGRYTSQTGMGLGILGTRRLMERFEIESQPTGTTIVMGKALPKRSTLLTEAQLQQIRDEMIKRSPQNPYEEIQRQNQELLQAMAELRQREEELIQLNRELEDTNRGVLALYAELDEKADSLQQANELKTRFLSNMSHEFRTPLNSILSLSRILLNHLDGDLTSEQAKQVTFIQKAADGLSVLVNDLLDLAKVEAGKVEVHPSAFEVSDLFGTMRGMLRPLLVQNSSVALIFEEPIGLSPLYSDEGKVAQILRNFVSNALKFTDRGEVRVTAAQTGQTITFSVADTGIGIAPDDQERIFEDFVQIGSDLQKQTKGTGLGLPLTRKLTELLGGSVSLISELGKGSTFSASIPIVYPHTTELTSSLQTIAPLQPARLPILAIEDHTETLFIYEKHLQDSSYQLVTARSLEQARSVLQQIQPAAIVLDILLERQNGWTFLKEIKGDSATCKIPVIVATVVDNEKQALALGADGFLIKPVDRLPMLNKLNRLINRGRTQKLLLIDDDSSHRYVIEQLLSDTPLQVLEAVSGQEGIALATLESPDAILLDLELPDMSGLDVLDRLQQSPTAQLIPVIIHSSIQLDAETQSSLTKQGIAIVSKETIAQAASSQLREALIKARLVLDT